In Herbinix luporum, a single window of DNA contains:
- a CDS encoding glutamate-5-semialdehyde dehydrogenase: protein MRSLEEIGMLAKKASVKLALLLQDEKNKALKACAAALIDMQDKILEANQEDVKRSRENGVKESLIDRLMLTPERIKAMADGLIEVSALPDPIGEVISMQLRPNGLTIGEKRVPLGVIGMIYESRPNVTADAFALCFKTGNAVILRGGSDAIKSNMAIVAALHKGLKEAGVTKDAVLLIEDTSREIANKMMRLDDYIDVLIPRGGAGLIGSVKENSSIPVIETGTGNCHIYVDEFADFDMALDIIDNAKTQRLGVCNTCESLVIHEKISKEFIPKLYQRLNAKGIEIRADERACAICSEFTPATEEDYATEYLDKIISLKVVDSIDEAILHINKYNTKHSDAIITKDYNNAMKFHNEIDAAAVYVNASTRFTDGNEFGFGAEIGISTQKLHARGPMGLKALTTTKYIIFGNGQIRQ from the coding sequence ATGAGATCTTTAGAAGAAATTGGTATGCTGGCAAAGAAAGCCTCGGTTAAATTAGCTCTTCTGCTTCAAGATGAAAAAAACAAGGCACTAAAAGCATGTGCCGCTGCTCTTATTGATATGCAGGATAAGATATTAGAAGCCAATCAAGAAGATGTAAAGAGGTCTAGGGAAAATGGAGTTAAAGAATCCTTGATTGACAGGCTTATGCTTACTCCCGAAAGAATAAAAGCTATGGCAGATGGCCTTATAGAAGTATCTGCCCTTCCCGACCCCATAGGGGAGGTAATATCCATGCAGCTTAGGCCCAATGGACTTACCATAGGAGAAAAAAGGGTACCATTAGGTGTTATAGGGATGATTTATGAGTCTAGGCCCAATGTAACTGCAGATGCATTTGCATTATGTTTTAAGACAGGAAATGCTGTAATTCTTCGTGGTGGTAGCGACGCCATAAAATCCAATATGGCCATAGTAGCAGCCTTGCACAAAGGATTAAAAGAAGCCGGTGTAACGAAAGATGCAGTTTTACTTATTGAGGATACATCCAGAGAAATAGCAAATAAGATGATGAGACTGGATGATTACATAGATGTACTGATTCCTAGAGGTGGAGCTGGACTTATAGGTTCTGTTAAAGAAAATAGCAGTATTCCCGTAATCGAAACAGGTACCGGTAATTGTCATATTTATGTAGATGAATTTGCAGATTTTGATATGGCTCTTGATATTATTGACAATGCAAAAACTCAAAGGCTTGGGGTTTGCAACACTTGTGAATCCTTAGTTATTCATGAGAAAATCAGTAAGGAATTTATACCTAAGCTTTATCAAAGGCTTAATGCAAAAGGTATAGAAATTCGAGCGGACGAAAGAGCTTGTGCCATCTGTTCGGAATTTACTCCTGCCACAGAAGAAGATTATGCCACAGAATATCTAGACAAAATCATATCCTTAAAGGTAGTTGATAGTATAGATGAGGCTATCTTGCACATCAACAAATATAATACTAAGCATTCTGACGCCATTATTACAAAGGATTATAATAATGCCATGAAATTTCATAATGAAATTGATGCGGCTGCTGTGTATGTTAATGCCTCAACAAGATTTACTGACGGTAATGAATTTGGTTTTGGTGCAGAAATAGGCATAAGCACTCAAAAGCTTCATGCCAGGGGGCCAATGGGACTTAAGGCCTTGACTACAACTAAATATATAATATTTGGTAACGGACAGATAAGGCAGTAA
- the hflK gene encoding FtsH protease activity modulator HflK, with protein sequence MSGKVVYDFPSGENLRGFFKKIKKLIPILILLLLIAIFSLDSFYTIKEQEQAVVITFGKAKTVKDAGLHLKIPLIQKVEKVDTTIKGFPIGYDEYTNETVESEAVMITRDFNFVNVDFFVEYKVADPVKFLYASSDPVTILKNIAQSNIRTIVGSFDVDSVITDGKYEIQSKIKEAIIENLMEHDIGLMLINITIQDSEPPTSEVMEAFKSVETAKQGKETAINNANKYRNEKLPQAKAEVDKILQQAESTKAKRINEAEAAVARFNEMYKEYKKYPLVTKERMFYEAMEDILPSLKVIIDSGDGNINKFLPLGPIMEGGSANE encoded by the coding sequence ATGTCAGGAAAAGTTGTATACGATTTCCCTTCTGGGGAAAATTTGCGAGGTTTCTTTAAAAAGATTAAAAAGCTTATACCTATCCTAATCTTACTACTGTTAATTGCTATATTTTCACTTGACTCTTTTTACACAATAAAAGAGCAAGAGCAGGCAGTGGTAATAACCTTTGGAAAGGCTAAGACGGTTAAGGATGCCGGACTTCACTTAAAGATACCTCTTATTCAGAAGGTAGAAAAAGTAGATACTACTATAAAAGGCTTTCCCATTGGATACGATGAATATACCAATGAAACAGTAGAAAGCGAAGCGGTTATGATTACCAGAGATTTTAACTTTGTTAATGTAGACTTTTTTGTAGAGTATAAGGTGGCAGATCCAGTAAAGTTTTTATACGCTTCCTCAGATCCGGTTACTATACTTAAAAATATTGCACAGAGCAATATCCGTACTATTGTAGGAAGCTTTGATGTTGACAGTGTTATAACTGACGGAAAATATGAAATACAGTCAAAAATCAAAGAAGCCATTATAGAAAATCTCATGGAACATGATATAGGTCTTATGCTTATTAATATAACAATCCAAGATTCTGAGCCTCCTACCAGTGAGGTTATGGAAGCATTTAAATCAGTTGAAACTGCCAAGCAGGGTAAAGAAACAGCGATTAATAATGCCAATAAGTATCGTAATGAAAAACTGCCCCAGGCAAAAGCTGAAGTTGATAAGATTCTTCAACAGGCTGAGTCCACAAAAGCAAAGCGAATTAACGAAGCAGAGGCAGCAGTAGCAAGATTTAATGAAATGTATAAGGAATATAAAAAATATCCTTTAGTAACCAAGGAAAGAATGTTTTATGAAGCCATGGAAGATATCCTTCCTTCACTTAAAGTGATTATTGACAGCGGAGACGGAAATATTAATAAGTTCCTGCCCCTAGGACCGATTATGGAAGGAGGAAGTGCTAATGAGTAA
- the hflC gene encoding protease modulator HflC, which yields MSKKVKRISGVFLILLIIAAAVLLSTSLVVTKEDEYSIIKRFGKIERVIDSAGLSIKTPFVETVDKLPKNIQFYDMPQSDVITVDKKTMVADSYVLWKISDPILFAQTLNSSITLAESRINTTVYNAMKNVISSNTQNEVISGRDGELNAAFMNDIGDTMEQYGIHLITVENKHLDLPSDNKNAVFERMISERAQMAATYTAEGESEAQMIRNSTDKEIEISISNAQTEAAKIIAEGEAEYMKILSKAYQDPSKSEFYTFIRALDAAKNSLKGSDKTLILSEDSPLAQIFYNLD from the coding sequence ATGAGTAAAAAGGTAAAAAGAATATCGGGAGTTTTCCTGATACTACTAATAATAGCTGCAGCAGTACTTTTATCCACCTCTTTAGTGGTTACAAAAGAAGATGAATACTCTATTATAAAGCGATTTGGGAAAATTGAGCGGGTAATTGATAGTGCCGGATTATCAATTAAAACTCCATTTGTGGAGACCGTAGATAAGCTGCCAAAGAATATTCAATTTTATGATATGCCCCAATCCGATGTTATAACTGTAGATAAAAAAACCATGGTAGCAGACAGTTATGTTCTTTGGAAAATAAGCGATCCTATATTATTTGCTCAGACCCTAAACTCTTCCATAACCTTAGCTGAGAGCAGAATTAATACTACCGTATATAATGCTATGAAAAATGTAATCAGTAGCAATACCCAAAATGAGGTTATAAGCGGTAGAGACGGGGAGCTTAATGCTGCATTTATGAATGATATAGGTGATACCATGGAGCAATATGGTATACATCTTATAACAGTGGAAAATAAACATCTGGATTTACCCAGTGATAACAAAAATGCCGTATTTGAAAGAATGATTTCCGAACGTGCCCAGATGGCTGCTACATATACAGCTGAAGGAGAATCAGAAGCCCAGATGATTCGCAACAGTACAGATAAGGAAATAGAAATAAGCATTTCAAATGCTCAGACAGAAGCAGCTAAAATCATTGCTGAGGGAGAAGCTGAATATATGAAGATATTATCAAAGGCCTATCAAGATCCCTCTAAGAGTGAATTTTATACCTTTATTAGAGCATTAGATGCAGCCAAAAACTCTTTAAAAGGCTCCGACAAGACACTTATACTATCTGAGGATTCACCACTGGCACAGATATTTTATAATCTTGATTAA
- a CDS encoding M14 family zinc carboxypeptidase: MIIDFSKPMYSYEDLITDSKVLVKEYNKIIKYVTIGTSHDNRDIVMLKLGTGRKYILFCGGVHGRENINPIVLLKIAEFYANQYENFNKVKEKFDLMLKKNSDNIEKQYDKMLFGKCVYELLQTYTILMIPLLNPDGYMISLYGYDAINNPELRRKCILTGYKHIEWKFNGRAVDINRNFPCRSWKPKGPGDYASSEMETQALIQTFHNYRIKCFIDFHSRGQSIYYYRNSMPPSYNKNQFAIAKRLKDITKYTLVDPKDEIEQGDSGGNTVHYFSERFYKPALTIETVDENAAFPLDIKYRSLTFEEIKLVLFELGGLSI, encoded by the coding sequence ATGATTATCGATTTTAGCAAACCTATGTATTCCTATGAAGATTTAATTACAGATAGCAAAGTTTTAGTAAAAGAGTATAACAAAATCATAAAATATGTCACGATTGGCACTTCCCATGACAATCGTGACATTGTTATGCTTAAATTGGGAACAGGAAGAAAATATATCCTTTTTTGTGGTGGGGTCCATGGAAGAGAAAATATTAATCCCATAGTACTTTTAAAAATCGCAGAATTCTATGCCAATCAGTATGAGAATTTTAATAAAGTAAAAGAAAAATTTGACTTGATGTTAAAAAAAAATTCAGATAATATAGAGAAGCAGTATGATAAAATGCTTTTTGGAAAATGTGTTTATGAATTATTACAAACCTATACCATCCTGATGATTCCACTTTTAAATCCCGATGGTTATATGATATCATTATATGGTTATGATGCCATTAATAATCCGGAACTTAGGAGAAAGTGCATATTAACAGGCTATAAGCATATAGAGTGGAAATTTAACGGCCGTGCTGTTGATATTAATAGAAACTTTCCCTGCAGATCTTGGAAGCCAAAAGGTCCGGGTGACTATGCTTCTAGTGAGATGGAAACTCAAGCCCTGATACAAACATTTCACAACTATCGTATTAAATGCTTTATTGATTTTCATTCCCGGGGTCAGTCTATTTATTACTACCGAAATAGTATGCCCCCTTCCTATAATAAAAATCAGTTTGCAATAGCAAAAAGATTAAAAGATATTACAAAGTATACGCTGGTTGATCCAAAAGATGAAATCGAACAGGGAGATAGTGGAGGTAATACTGTACATTATTTTTCTGAGCGTTTTTACAAACCGGCATTAACAATAGAAACCGTTGATGAAAATGCAGCTTTTCCCTTAGATATTAAATACCGCAGTTTAACCTTTGAAGAAATTAAACTGGTATTATTTGAGTTGGGAGGCTTATCAATATAA